From a single Rosa rugosa chromosome 7, drRosRugo1.1, whole genome shotgun sequence genomic region:
- the LOC133720859 gene encoding prefoldin subunit 5-like: protein MSVKGEMEKLSVEQLKAVKEQTDLEVNLLQDSLNNIRTATTRLELASSALHDLSFRPIGKKMLVPLTASLYTPGTLQDPDQVLVYVGTGYFIEKNMPQAKDYCDRKINLLKSNFEQLVEVASKKKSISDEAGLVLQAKLKQMAPTAQ, encoded by the exons ATGAGCGTGAAAGGAGAGATGGAGAAGCTGAGCGTGGAGCAGTTGAAGGCAGTGAAAGAGCAAACTGATCTGGAGGTCAATCTTCTCCAGGACTCTCTCAACAACATCCGCACCGCCACCACCCGCCTCGAGCTCGCCTCCTCCGCCCTCCACGACCTCTCCTTCCGACCCATCGGCAAAAAGATGCTCGTCCCTCTTACCGCCTCCCTTTACACCCCCGGAACTCTCCAGGACCCCGACCAGGTCCTCGTCTACGTCGGCACCGGCTACTTCATCGAGAAGAACATGCCTCAAGCCAAAGACTACTGCGACCGCAAGATCAATCTCCTCAAGTCCAATTTCGAACAACTCGTTGAG GTTGCTTCTAAGAAGAAAAGCATATCTGATGAAGCTGGGTTAGTTTTGCAAGCAAAACTGAAGCAGATGGCTCCTACAGCACAGTAG
- the LOC133720834 gene encoding uncharacterized protein LOC133720834 produces MVLQQQYRERNFARFSELITILLLAEKNNNLLLRNDQARPTGTRAIPLPEANIIAHHENNRGRRNRGRGRGRRSERPRHGRRNGPRNGPYDRDHPGNGPRGRGGRGQGPRGGNRNAQVRQAQIRENPGPARRPQNQHNLCYRCGGTDHWSRTCRATDEEIGEYHARRGTQEANLVEESVPMDTTLEITDFQAAMDTTLEITNFPMDTTLEITDFQAANGYIED; encoded by the coding sequence ATGGTCCTGCAGCAACAATACAGGGAAAGAAACTTTGCTAGATTCTCTGAATTAATCACCATCCTGTTGCTCGCTGAAAAGAACAACAACCTACTTTTGAGGAATGATCAAGCAAGGCCCACCGGTACTAGAGCAATTCCTTTGCCTGAAGCAAATATTATTGCCCATCACGAAAATAATCGTGGAAGGAGGAACCGGGGCCGTGGAAGGGGAAGAAGGTCTGAACGTCCAAGGCATGGACGAAGAAATGGACCCAGAAATGGCCCATATGACCGCGACCACCCAGGCAATGGCCCAAGGGGTCGAGGAGGACGTggacaaggcccacgtggtggaAACCGAAATGCCCAAGTCCGACAGGCTCAAATTAGAGAGAACCCTGGTCCGGCCCGTCGCCCTCAAAATCAGCATAATCTATGTTATAGATGTGGAGGCACTGACcattggtcccgcacctgtcgtGCAACAGATGAAGAGATAGGAGAGTATCACGCCAGACGCGGAACTCAAGAGGCCAACCTTGTGGAAGAGTCAGTCCCTATGGATACCACCTTGGAGATTACTGATTTCCAAGCAGCTATGGATACCACCTTGGAGATTACTAATTTCCCTATGGATACCACCTTGGAAATTACTGATTTCCAAGCAGCTAATGGATACATCGAGGATTGA